In the genome of Flavobacteriales bacterium, one region contains:
- the atpE gene encoding ATP synthase F0 subunit C produces the protein MLLVEMLQQGGLGYGVAALGASLAAVGAALGIGRIGGEALQAMARQPEAINDLRANMILTAALVEGAAFFAMVIGLLVVFLK, from the coding sequence ATGTTACTCGTGGAAATGTTACAACAAGGTGGATTGGGTTACGGCGTTGCCGCCCTCGGTGCTAGTCTGGCTGCAGTAGGTGCTGCCCTTGGTATCGGTAGAATCGGTGGTGAAGCCCTCCAAGCCATGGCACGTCAGCCGGAAGCAATCAACGACCTGCGCGCCAACATGATCCTGACAGCCGCCCTCGTGGAAGGTGCCGCCTTCTTCGCGATGGTAATCGGTCTGTTGGTTGTGTTCTTGAAATAA